The Mycobacterium avium subsp. avium genomic sequence AGGGCGGTGCGCGCATAGTCGTCGTCAGCGGCGGGCGAACCCTGAATGCGTTGCACCAGTTCGGGAATGGTTTCGGCGTGCGGCGCGGGAACGGTGCCGCCGGCGTTGTTCACCAGGATGTCGACGCGGCCGTGGGTGGCCACGACGTCGGTGACGAACGCGTCGATGCCGCGGTAGTCGCCCTGATCGCAGACCCGTTGAAAGGCCCGCTCGGCCCAGTCCGGTTCGATGCCGGGGATGGTGTCCAGCGGCGAGCGCGCGCAGCCGACGACGGTGGCGCCGGCCCGCAGCAGTTCGTGAGCGATGCCCACCCCCACGCCCCGGCTGGTCCCGGTGACGATCGCGACCTTGCCCTCGAGGACGCCCATCGCAGCACCCTTCCCGTAACCGGCGATGATTGACAGTCACTGTCAGCGAGTCATAGCCTGCCATTTTGTTTATCGGTGTGTAAAGGTCGATGTGAAAAACCGTCCGGGAGGTCAACGATGAGTAGCCCGTCCAAGCTTCGCGTCATCCAGTGGGCCACCGGCGGTGTGGGTAAGGCGGCGATCCAGTGCGTACTGAATCATCCGCGGCTGGAACTGGCGGGATGCTGGGTGCACAGCGCGGAGAAGAACGGTGTCGACGTCGGGCGGATCATCGGCACCCAGGACCTCGGTGTCACCGCTAGCACCAGCGTCGACGAGGTGCTGGCGCTGGACGCCGATTGCGTCGTGTACAGCCCGCTGATACCCAACGACGACGAGGTCATCGCGATCCTGCGGTCCGGCAAGAATGTCGTCACACCGGTCGGCTGGGTCTATCCCGATCCGGGCAACCCGCGGCACCGGGCCGTCGCCGACGCCGCGCTGGAAAGCGGTGTGACACTGCATGGTTCGGGGATCCACCCCGGCGGTATCACGGAGCGATTCCCGCTCATGGTGTCATCGCTGTCATCGGCGGTCACGCACGTTCGTGCCGAGGAGTTCTACGACATCCGCACCTACAACGCACCCGACGTGGTGCGCCACATCATGGGCTTCGGCGGCACCCCCGAGGAGGCCACCGGGGGGCCGATGGCAGGGCTGCTCGACGGCGGATTCAAACAGTCGGTGCGAATGATCGCTGACCACATGGGGTTTCGCATCGACCCCAACATCAGGACCATCCAGGACGTCGCCGTGGCGACCGCCGACATCGACTACGACCCCTTCCCGATCACCGCCGGCACGGTGGCGGCGCGCCGGTTCCGCTGGCAGGCGCTGGTGGACGGCGAGCCGGTGATCACCGCGGCGGTCAACTGGTTGATGGGTGAGCAAAACCTGGACCCCGCCTGGGATTTCGGTGGGCGCGGCGAGCGCTTCGAGGTGGAGATCACCGGCGACCCCGACGTGAGCCTGACGTTCAAGGGCCTGCAACCGGAGACGATCGCGGAGGGCCTGGTGAAGAACCCCGGCGTGGTGGTCACCGCCAACCACTGCGTCAACGCCATTCCCGACGTCTGCGCCGCCGCGCCGGGCATCAAGACCTATCTGGATCTGCCGCTGTTCGCGGGCCGGCCGGCCCCCGGCCTCGCCACGTCATGAGCCCCGTCCTCGACGACGCCCATCGGCGCATCGTCTCGGCCGGCTACCAACCCGACCAGGAGCCGTTCGAGATCGGCGGTGTGCGCATGTTTTTCGTCAAGGATCCGGACGGAACACCGGTCGAGTTCATCGAACTACCGGGCGGGGCGCGCAGCACCTACGAGATGCATCGCGGCGTGCGACTGCGGCTGGGGCCGGTCGCATGAGCTACAGCCACCCGGATTCGATGCGCGGGCAGGTCGCGATCGTCACCGGCGCCGCGCAGGGCGTCGGCAAGGGCATCGCCGCCGCGCTGCTGGAACGCGGCGCGGCGGTGCTGTTGGTCGACATCCAACAAGAAACCCTGGAGGCGACGGCCGCCGAACTCCGCGCATTGGGGCGGGTGGAACGGCTCGTCACCGATCTGCGCGACCCCGACAGCGCCCCGCGCATCGCGGCGGCCGCCGTCGACGCGTTCGGCTCGGTGCACGGGTTGGTCAACAACGCCATCGCCACCAACGAGCCCAAGGCATTCGTCGACATCACCACCGACGACCTCGCGCTGGGCTATGAGGTCGGCCCCCGCGCCACCTTCCTACTCATGCAGGCGGTGCACCCGCTGCTGGTGAAGGAGGGCGGCGGGGCGATCGTCAACCTCGGCTCGGGGACGGGCACCGGCGGCGAGCCCAGATGGGGCGGGTATGCCGCCGCCAAGGAAGGCATCCGGGGCCTGTCCAAGGTGGCGGCGCTGGAGTGGGGACGAGACAACATCCGCGTCAACGTCGTCTGCCCGTTCGCCGAGTCCGACGGCGTGAAGCTGTGGAAGCAGTTCGCGCCCAACGACTATGCGAAGGCGGTCGGACGGGTGCCGATGAAGCGGATCGGCGACGTGCGCACCGACGTGGGTGCGCTGGTGGCCTTCCTGCTCAGCACCGACGCCACCTTCATCACCGGGCAGACCATCCACGTCGACGGCGGGATCGGCTGCTTCCGATGACACCGGAATCGCTGCGCGACCGACAGCGCGCACAGATCCGGGCCGACATCCGGCGCGCGGCGTTCCGGTTGTTCGTCGAGCGCGGGTACGACGCGGTGACAACCGAGGAAATCGCCACGGCCGCAGGCGTTTCCCCACGCACCTTCTTCCGGCACGTGCCGGCGAAGGAGGAACTTCTGCTCGCGCCGGTGCGCTACGGCGGCGCCGCGATCGTCCATCTCCTCGAGGGCCGCCCGGCCGGCGAGTCACCCGACGTCGCGCTGATCAACGCCATCATCACCCGCACCCGCTCGTTCGAGCCGGCCGACACCGAGGAGTGGCGTCAGGCGCTGCTGGTGGCCCCCGGCCTGCTGGACAAGGTGACCGTGCACCGGCCCGCCGACAAGGAACGCGCCACCAAGCTCATCGCCGACCGGATGCGGGTCGACCCCCACACCGACATCCGCCCTGGCCTGCTGGTCCAACTGGCCTTCGCCGCCGCGGATTTCGGCTTTCAGCAGTGGGTGCTCCAGTCCGGGCGGCGGTGGCCGCTGGACCGCTACGTCGCCGAAGCGCTCAAGGCCGTCAAAAGTCCGCACTGGAGGCGAAAATGAGCGCGCTCAATCTCGTTGCAGCACTTGGGGATTGGCGATCCGGATCGGGGTGCCGTCCAGCCAGGCCAGCACGGATTCGACGGTGTCGGCGTAGAACGCGCCGAGCATCTCGCGGGTGACGTATCCCAGGTGGGGTGACAGGGTCACGTTCGGCAGGGACCGCAACGGGTGATCACCGGGCAGCGGCTCGACGTCGTACACGTCCAGCCCGGCACCGGCGATGCGCCCGGCGGTCAGCGCGGCGATCAGGGCGGGCTCGTCGACGATCGGGCCCCGGGCGGTGTTGATCAGATACGCCGACGGTTTCATCAGCGCCAGCTCGGGTTCGCCGACCAGGCCCCGGGTGCGCTCGGAGAGCACCAGGTGGACGGAGACCACGTCGGCGGACTCGAACAGGGCGGCCTTCGACACCCGCCGGGCCCCCACCGCGGCGGCGGCGTCGTCGGTCAGATTCTGGCTCCACGCAATGACTTCCATGCCGAACGCGGCGGCGAATCCGGCCATCCGGCTGCCCACTCGGCCCAGGCCAAGCAGCCCGAGCGTCTTGCCGGACAACGTCATTCCCGCCGTGCGCTGCCAGCCCCCGGCCCGCATCTGCCGGTGCTCGTCGGCCAGGTGACGCACCGTCGCGATCATCAGCCCCCAGGCCAGTTCCGGCGTCGCGTCGCGCAGGGCGGCGAACCGGGGGTGGGCGAACTCGGACCGGGCCACCGCGATCCCGTGCTCGGTGGCCGCGGCCATGTCCAGGTTGGGCAGCTGCCGGCCGACGATGGTGAGCAGCCGCAGGTGGGGCAGCCGCTCGATCAGGCTGCGCGGGAAGGCCATCCGCTCGCGCATGGTGCACACCACGTCGAACGGCCGCAGCGCGTCCACCGCCTGCTGCTCGGACAGGTGCTCGTCGAAAACGGTGATGTCGCACCGCTTTTGCAGCCGCGACCAGTCGGCGACCTGCAGCGCCACCCCGGCGTAGTCGTCGAGAATCGCTAGCCTGGGCACGCCGTGTCACCGATCCGATGCATGGCTCACTGGACCATCACCGCGGCGGTCCCGTCAAGGGACCGCAGGTGTTCGGCGCGCCGAAAGCGGGCACTGTGTAGTCATGGGTGTGGTGGTGATCGGTCAGATCGGGCGCGACCTGGTGCTGCGCACCGACCGGCCGCCGACGGCCGGCGAGTCCGCCACCGTGCTGCGGCGCGAGGAGCTGCTCGGCGGCAAGGGCGCCAACCAGGCCGTCGGGCTGGCGCAACTGGGTGTGCCGGTGGCGCTGATCGGGGTGGTGGGCGACGACCAAGCCGGCACGTCGATCCTGCAGCAGGCGCAGCGCGACGGCATCGACGTCAGCAAAGTGGCGCGGCGCGGCACCACCGCGCTGCTGGTCGACGTGGTCGCCGCGCCGCCGGAACGCATGCTGCTCGAGGACGTGCCCGACAGTTCGCTGGTTCGGGTCGCCGACCTGGACCGGTCGAGCTCGCTGTTCGACACCGCCGACACCGTCTCCATTCAGCTGCAGCAGCCGGCCGCCACCGCTTTGGAAGCCGCCCAACGCGCGCGGCAGCGGGGACTGCGGGTGGTGGCCGACGGCGTGCCCGCCCCGCAGGTTCGGGCCGATCTGCTGGCGACGCTGGACGTGCTGCGGGCCGATGCCACCGAAGCGTCGATCATCGCGGGCACCGAAATCACCACGGTGGAACAGGCCTTCGAGCTGGCCGACCATCTGCTGAGCGGCGGCCCGGAGCTCGTCGCGCTGGCGGTTCCCGACGTGGGCGACCTGCTGACGTGGCGTGGCGGCAGCGAGCTTTTCGAGTTCGCCGACGTGGAAGTGGTGGATCCCACCGGCGCCGGTGACGCGTTCGTCGCCGGGCTGGTCGCCGCCCTGCGAGAGGGCGCCGCACCGCGGGAGGCGGGTCGGCGGGCGGCCGCGGCCGCCGGGGCCACGGTTCAGCGCCTGGGCGGGCGGCCCGACCTGACCGGGCTCAGGGCGTGATCGCGGGCGGGTAGGGCAGGTCGGTGCTGCGGTGCGGGTCGACGGAGACCGGGCGGCCGAGGTAGGGGAAGGCGCGTTGCGGGCAGGCCGGCCGATCGCAGATCTTGCACCCGGCGCCGATCGGCACGATCGACTCGGTGTCGCGCAGATCGATGCCGACGGAGTAGATCAGTTTGTCCGCGTGGTCCACGTCGCAACCCAGCCCGATGGCGAAGCTCTTGTGCGGGCCGAGGTAACGGCTCGGCCCGCCGCTGGTGGTGCGTGCGATCCAGAAATAGGTCCGATCGTCAGGCATCTGCGCGACCTGGGTCAAAAACTGGCCGGGCCGGGAAAACGCGTGGTGCACCACCCACAACGGGCAGTTCCCGCCGACCCGGGAGAAGTGAAAAGCGGTGGCGGACTGACGTTTCGAGATGTTGCCGGCGCTGTCGGTGCGCACGAAGATGAACGGCACCCCGCGGGCGTTCGGGCGTTGCAGCGTGGACAGCCGATGGCAGACGGTTTCGAAGCCCACCTCGAATCTCCTTGACAGCTGGTCGATGTCGTAACGGACGCGCTCGGCCGCGTCGAGGAATCTGCGGTAGGGCAACAGCAGGGCGCCGGCGAAATAGTTGGCCAGCCCGATGCGGGCCACACCGCGGGCATCGTCGCTGAGCTGATCGTCGCCGGCGATGATCGCGGTGATCAATTCCGGCTGGGTGAGCAGGGCGATCTGGGTGGCCAATTGAAAGGCACGCTGACCGGGGTGCAGCCAGCGGGCCAGGTACACCGTTTTCGACTCGGGATCGAACAGGCGCTTGGAGTTCGGGGCCAGCAGCTGGCCGTCGTCGATCACCACCGCCACACCCAACTGCTCGCCGAGCAGCCGGGCGAGCTGGTCGTCGAGCCCGCCGATTCGCAACCGGTTGTGGTCGAACATTTCCTCGGCGGCCACGTCCAGCTCGCCGATGTAGTTCTTGCGGTCGTAGAAGAAGTCCCGCACCTCCTCGAACGGCATCGGCTGATGCGGTAGCCCCGGCGTGTCCGAGATGTCCAGATTGGCGCGGCTGTACAGGGCTTCGAGATCGGCGGTGGTGTCGTGCAGCCGCCGGTGCAGATTGACCAGGGTCTGACCGATCGCCGGCATGCGCGCGACCAGCTCCTCGACCTGCCCGGGCGTCGCGGGCGTTTCGGCGAGCACCTCCCGCAGGTCGGCGATCAGGCGGGCGTCGGAGTCCGGCGCGAAGTACTGGGTGGGCAGATCGAAACGCTCGGTGAGGGTGAGCAGCACCGGGACGGTGATCGGGCGCTGGTCGTTTTCCAGCTGGTTGACGTAACTGGTCGACAGCCCCAGGGCGCGCGCCAGCGCCACCTGGGTCAGCCCCTGCTCCTCGCGCAATCGCCGCAGCCGCGCCCCGGCGAACGTCTTCGCCACCCGCACCACCCTACGCCCAGCGCCTTTCACAAAGTTCGCAAACACAGTCGGGCAAGGACACAAAATTACGCCCTTACAGGGCATTTACCGCATTCAGCCGGATGCGTAGGGTGCGGTTTATGCGCATCCACGACGTTCGAACCCGGCGCAGCGCCGAGGACTTCCCCCGCAGCGAGCACCTGGCGTGGAAGATCGCCGAGGTCGCGGCCGATCCGGTCGCGGTGCCGGCGGAGACCGAGGCGATGGTGATCAACCGCGTCATCGACAACGCGGCGGTGTCGGCCGCGTCGGTGCTCCGGCGCCCGGTGACTGTCGCGCGGGCTCAGGCCCAGGCGCATCCCGCGACGGCCAAGGGCGCCAAGGTTTTCGGGATCCGGGGCGACTACTCCCCGGAGTGGGCGGCCTGGGCCAACGGGGTCGCGGTGCGCGAATTGGATTTCCACGACACGTTTCTGGCCGCCGAGTATTCGCATCCCGGCGACAACATTCCCGCCCTGGTGGCCGTCGCCCAGCACCTGGGGGTCGGCGGCGCCGACCTGATCCGCGGCATCGCCACCGGTTACGAGATCCAGATCGACCTGGCCCGGGGAATCTGCTTGCACGAGCACAAGATCGACCACGTCGCGCATCTGGGCCCGTCCGTGGCCGCCGGCCTGGGCACCATGTTGCGGCTGGATCCCGAGACCATCTATCAGGCGATCGGGCAGGCGTTGCACCTGACGACGTCCACCCGGCAGTCGCGCAAGGGCCTGATCTCCAGCTGGAAGGCGTACGCGCCGGCCTGGGCCGGCAAGGTCGCCATCGAGGCGGTCGACCGCGCCATGCGGAAAGAAGGTGCGCCCGCACCGATTTGGGAGGGCGAGGACGGCGTGATCGCCTGGCTGCTGTCGGGTCCCGAGCACACCTATCGGGTCCCGCTGCCCGAGCCCGGTGAGCCCAAGCGCGCCATCCTGGACAGCTACACCAAGGAGCACTCGGCCGAATACCAGAGCCAGGCGCTGATCGATCTGGCCCGCCGGATGCGGGGGGGCATCGGCGATCTGAATCAGATCGCCACGATCGTGCTGCACACCAGCCATCACACCCACTACGTGATCGGCACCGGGGCGGGCGATCCGCAGAAATTCGACCCGGACGCCTCGCGGGAAACGCTGGACCACTCGGTGATGTACATCTTCGCGGTCGCCCTGCAGGACGGAACCTGGCACCACGAAAGGTCTTACGCGCCCGAACGCGCACACCGGCCCGACACCGTCGAGCTGTGGCGCAAGATCTCGACCGTCGAGGACCCCGAGTGGACCCGGCGCTACCACTCCACGGACCCGAACGACAAGGCGTTCGGGGCGCGCGCCGTGGTCACCCTCACAAGCGGTGAGGTGATCGTCGACGAGCTCGCCGTCGCCGACGCTCACCCGTTGGGGGCCCGGCCTTTCGAACGCACGCAGTACGTCGGCAAATTCCACGAACTGGCCGAGGGTGTCGTCACCGACGCCGAGCAGCAGCGGTTCCTGTCGGTCGCCGAGGGCCTGCCCGCATTGCCGCCGGGCGCGGCGGGTGAACTCAACATCGTGGTCGATCCGGCGGTGCTGGCCACCGCCCCGGCGATTCCGGGCGGGATCTTCTGATGCATGGTCTGATCGGCGCCGCCCGTTCCCCGGAACAGAAGCGGGCGCAATTGCGCGCTGGACTGGAAAGTGGCCGGCTGCAACGCTTTCCGGGCGCCTTCTCACCGCTGGTGGCCAAGCTGGTCGCCGAACTCGGATTCGACGGGGTGTATGTGTCCGGCGCCGCGCTCTCGGCCGACCTCGGCCTGCCCGACATCGGCCTGACCACCCTGACCGAGGTCAGCGGCCGCGGCGCCCAGATCGCCGCGGTCACCGAGCTGCCCACCCTCATCGACGCCGACACCGGGTTCGGCGAACCGCTGAACGCCGCCCGCACGGTGACGATGCTCGAGGACGCCGGGCTGGCCGGCTGCCACCTGGAGGACCAGGTAAACCCGAAACGGTGCGGACATCTCGACGGCAAGGCGGTGGTGCCGGTCGACGAGATGGTGCGACGGCTCCGCGCCGCCGTCTCGGCCCGCAGGGACCCGAACTTCGTCGTCTGCGCCCGCACCGACGCCGCCGCGATCGAGGGCCTGCCCGCCGCGATCGAACGGGCCCGGGCCTACGCCGACGCGGGCGCCGACCTGATCTTCACCGAGGCGCTGCAAAGCCCCACGGAATTCGAGCGATTCCGCGCCGCGCTCGACACGCCACTGCTGGCCAACATGACCGAGTTCGGCAAGTCGCCGTTGCTCAGCGCCGACCGGCTCGCCGACATCGGCTACAACGTGGTGATCTACCCGGTGACCACGCTGCGGCTAGCCATGCACGCCGTCGAGGCCGGGCTACGCGAAATCGCCGATACCGGAACGCAATCTGGCCTGCTGGACCGCATGCAGCACCGCAGCCGGCTCTATCAGCTGCTGCGCTACGCCGACTACAACCACTTCGATTCCGACATCTACAACTTCCCCCGGTAAGGAGTCGTGCCATGAGCACCCTCGAAGACAACCAGCCCCGCATCCACAAGGGCCTGGCCGGTGTCGTCGTCGACACCACCGCCATCTCCAAGGTGGTCCCGGAGACCAACTCGCTGACCTACCGCGGCTACGCCGTGCAGGACCTGGCGGCCCACTGCAGCTTCGAACAGGTCGCGTATCTGCTGTGGTACGGCGAGCTTCCCGACGACCAGCAGCTGGCGCTGTTCAGCCAGCGCGAACGAGCCGCCCGCCGGCTCAACCGATCCCAACTGTCGCTGCTGCACAAGCTGCCCGACACCTGCCACCCGATGGACGTGGCGCGCACCTTCATCAGCTCCATGGGCGCCGAGGACCCCGACGAGGACGACAACAGCGCGTCGGCCAACCACGCCAAGGCGCTGCGGATGTTCGCGGTGCTGC encodes the following:
- a CDS encoding ribokinase, whose protein sequence is MGVVVIGQIGRDLVLRTDRPPTAGESATVLRREELLGGKGANQAVGLAQLGVPVALIGVVGDDQAGTSILQQAQRDGIDVSKVARRGTTALLVDVVAAPPERMLLEDVPDSSLVRVADLDRSSSLFDTADTVSIQLQQPAATALEAAQRARQRGLRVVADGVPAPQVRADLLATLDVLRADATEASIIAGTEITTVEQAFELADHLLSGGPELVALAVPDVGDLLTWRGGSELFEFADVEVVDPTGAGDAFVAGLVAALREGAAPREAGRRAAAAAGATVQRLGGRPDLTGLRA
- the prpB gene encoding methylisocitrate lyase, whose product is MHGLIGAARSPEQKRAQLRAGLESGRLQRFPGAFSPLVAKLVAELGFDGVYVSGAALSADLGLPDIGLTTLTEVSGRGAQIAAVTELPTLIDADTGFGEPLNAARTVTMLEDAGLAGCHLEDQVNPKRCGHLDGKAVVPVDEMVRRLRAAVSARRDPNFVVCARTDAAAIEGLPAAIERARAYADAGADLIFTEALQSPTEFERFRAALDTPLLANMTEFGKSPLLSADRLADIGYNVVIYPVTTLRLAMHAVEAGLREIADTGTQSGLLDRMQHRSRLYQLLRYADYNHFDSDIYNFPR
- a CDS encoding TetR/AcrR family transcriptional regulator, which encodes MTPESLRDRQRAQIRADIRRAAFRLFVERGYDAVTTEEIATAAGVSPRTFFRHVPAKEELLLAPVRYGGAAIVHLLEGRPAGESPDVALINAIITRTRSFEPADTEEWRQALLVAPGLLDKVTVHRPADKERATKLIADRMRVDPHTDIRPGLLVQLAFAAADFGFQQWVLQSGRRWPLDRYVAEALKAVKSPHWRRK
- a CDS encoding D-2-hydroxyacid dehydrogenase family protein, with translation MPRLAILDDYAGVALQVADWSRLQKRCDITVFDEHLSEQQAVDALRPFDVVCTMRERMAFPRSLIERLPHLRLLTIVGRQLPNLDMAAATEHGIAVARSEFAHPRFAALRDATPELAWGLMIATVRHLADEHRQMRAGGWQRTAGMTLSGKTLGLLGLGRVGSRMAGFAAAFGMEVIAWSQNLTDDAAAAVGARRVSKAALFESADVVSVHLVLSERTRGLVGEPELALMKPSAYLINTARGPIVDEPALIAALTAGRIAGAGLDVYDVEPLPGDHPLRSLPNVTLSPHLGYVTREMLGAFYADTVESVLAWLDGTPIRIANPQVLQRD
- a CDS encoding SDR family NAD(P)-dependent oxidoreductase gives rise to the protein MSYSHPDSMRGQVAIVTGAAQGVGKGIAAALLERGAAVLLVDIQQETLEATAAELRALGRVERLVTDLRDPDSAPRIAAAAVDAFGSVHGLVNNAIATNEPKAFVDITTDDLALGYEVGPRATFLLMQAVHPLLVKEGGGAIVNLGSGTGTGGEPRWGGYAAAKEGIRGLSKVAALEWGRDNIRVNVVCPFAESDGVKLWKQFAPNDYAKAVGRVPMKRIGDVRTDVGALVAFLLSTDATFITGQTIHVDGGIGCFR
- a CDS encoding NAD(P)H-dependent amine dehydrogenase family protein, which encodes MSSPSKLRVIQWATGGVGKAAIQCVLNHPRLELAGCWVHSAEKNGVDVGRIIGTQDLGVTASTSVDEVLALDADCVVYSPLIPNDDEVIAILRSGKNVVTPVGWVYPDPGNPRHRAVADAALESGVTLHGSGIHPGGITERFPLMVSSLSSAVTHVRAEEFYDIRTYNAPDVVRHIMGFGGTPEEATGGPMAGLLDGGFKQSVRMIADHMGFRIDPNIRTIQDVAVATADIDYDPFPITAGTVAARRFRWQALVDGEPVITAAVNWLMGEQNLDPAWDFGGRGERFEVEITGDPDVSLTFKGLQPETIAEGLVKNPGVVVTANHCVNAIPDVCAAAPGIKTYLDLPLFAGRPAPGLATS
- a CDS encoding short-chain fatty acyl-CoA regulator family protein yields the protein MVRVAKTFAGARLRRLREEQGLTQVALARALGLSTSYVNQLENDQRPITVPVLLTLTERFDLPTQYFAPDSDARLIADLREVLAETPATPGQVEELVARMPAIGQTLVNLHRRLHDTTADLEALYSRANLDISDTPGLPHQPMPFEEVRDFFYDRKNYIGELDVAAEEMFDHNRLRIGGLDDQLARLLGEQLGVAVVIDDGQLLAPNSKRLFDPESKTVYLARWLHPGQRAFQLATQIALLTQPELITAIIAGDDQLSDDARGVARIGLANYFAGALLLPYRRFLDAAERVRYDIDQLSRRFEVGFETVCHRLSTLQRPNARGVPFIFVRTDSAGNISKRQSATAFHFSRVGGNCPLWVVHHAFSRPGQFLTQVAQMPDDRTYFWIARTTSGGPSRYLGPHKSFAIGLGCDVDHADKLIYSVGIDLRDTESIVPIGAGCKICDRPACPQRAFPYLGRPVSVDPHRSTDLPYPPAITP
- the prpD gene encoding 2-methylcitrate dehydratase PrpD; amino-acid sequence: MRIHDVRTRRSAEDFPRSEHLAWKIAEVAADPVAVPAETEAMVINRVIDNAAVSAASVLRRPVTVARAQAQAHPATAKGAKVFGIRGDYSPEWAAWANGVAVRELDFHDTFLAAEYSHPGDNIPALVAVAQHLGVGGADLIRGIATGYEIQIDLARGICLHEHKIDHVAHLGPSVAAGLGTMLRLDPETIYQAIGQALHLTTSTRQSRKGLISSWKAYAPAWAGKVAIEAVDRAMRKEGAPAPIWEGEDGVIAWLLSGPEHTYRVPLPEPGEPKRAILDSYTKEHSAEYQSQALIDLARRMRGGIGDLNQIATIVLHTSHHTHYVIGTGAGDPQKFDPDASRETLDHSVMYIFAVALQDGTWHHERSYAPERAHRPDTVELWRKISTVEDPEWTRRYHSTDPNDKAFGARAVVTLTSGEVIVDELAVADAHPLGARPFERTQYVGKFHELAEGVVTDAEQQRFLSVAEGLPALPPGAAGELNIVVDPAVLATAPAIPGGIF
- a CDS encoding VOC family protein; this encodes MSPVLDDAHRRIVSAGYQPDQEPFEIGGVRMFFVKDPDGTPVEFIELPGGARSTYEMHRGVRLRLGPVA